In a single window of the Roseiconus lacunae genome:
- a CDS encoding DUF1501 domain-containing protein: MSCNHIDRLDSRRQFLARAGGGFGALAYAAISGEPLVGAPIGNGIAENSAARKIPARLGKAKNVIWLFMEGGPSHIDLFDHKPVVNELAGQSLPDSFERPVLAMGEINSPILECKRQWKRCGESGLMISDWLPHHHEIADELCVIRSCVSDGINHAGGVCQMNTGAVFGGRPSLGAWVSYGLGDPSESLPTFVVMKDSSSMVVNGVRAWGAGFMPSMHQGVLFETGPEPLRNLNNPAGVTSKQQRGKLDFINQLNRQHFEGRNSNTELEARIQSYELAARMQADAPVAIDVDDEPEHIRSMYGLDQKETQTYGRQCLLARRLVERGVRFVQLYSGAGSKWDSHSNIESNHSRLCGNVDKPIAGLIRDLKQRGMLEDTLVIWGGEFGRTPMSEKGSGRDHNPTGFTMWMAGGGVKAGQAIGATDEIGLHAVEDRLHVHDIHATIMGLLGMDHTEVIYMHKGRPERVDLNEGEFYRDILANG; encoded by the coding sequence ATGAGCTGCAATCACATTGATCGGCTAGATTCCCGCCGCCAGTTCCTCGCTCGCGCCGGAGGTGGATTCGGTGCGTTGGCCTATGCCGCGATCAGCGGTGAACCACTAGTCGGGGCGCCGATCGGCAATGGTATCGCCGAAAATTCAGCCGCAAGAAAAATCCCCGCGCGACTAGGAAAGGCCAAAAATGTCATTTGGTTGTTCATGGAAGGCGGACCAAGTCACATCGATTTGTTTGACCACAAACCGGTGGTCAACGAACTCGCCGGTCAATCATTGCCGGACAGTTTCGAGCGTCCGGTACTGGCGATGGGCGAAATTAATTCGCCCATCTTGGAATGCAAACGGCAGTGGAAACGCTGTGGTGAAAGCGGATTGATGATTTCAGATTGGTTACCACACCATCATGAAATTGCAGACGAACTATGTGTGATACGATCGTGTGTCTCTGATGGGATCAACCATGCCGGCGGAGTTTGCCAGATGAATACCGGCGCGGTATTCGGCGGACGTCCATCGCTGGGGGCCTGGGTTTCTTATGGTTTGGGCGATCCATCGGAAAGTTTGCCGACGTTTGTCGTGATGAAAGATAGTTCATCGATGGTCGTCAACGGCGTTCGAGCGTGGGGGGCAGGATTCATGCCGTCAATGCACCAAGGGGTGTTGTTCGAAACCGGTCCCGAACCGCTCCGCAACCTGAATAATCCTGCCGGTGTGACGTCGAAACAGCAACGTGGCAAGCTGGACTTTATCAATCAACTGAACCGACAGCACTTCGAAGGCCGCAATTCCAACACTGAATTGGAGGCACGCATCCAAAGTTACGAGTTGGCGGCGCGAATGCAGGCTGATGCCCCGGTCGCAATCGATGTTGATGACGAACCCGAACACATTCGTTCGATGTATGGCTTAGACCAAAAAGAAACACAGACCTATGGAAGACAGTGCTTGCTCGCACGCCGCCTGGTCGAACGCGGTGTCCGGTTTGTGCAGTTATATTCGGGGGCCGGCAGCAAGTGGGATAGCCACAGTAATATCGAATCGAATCACTCGCGTTTGTGTGGCAACGTCGACAAACCGATCGCCGGACTAATTCGAGATCTTAAGCAACGTGGCATGCTGGAAGACACGTTAGTCATTTGGGGTGGCGAATTCGGTCGAACACCGATGAGCGAAAAAGGTAGCGGACGCGATCACAACCCGACCGGGTTTACCATGTGGATGGCGGGTGGCGGGGTCAAAGCCGGGCAAGCGATTGGTGCGACCGACGAAATCGGACTTCACGCGGTCGAAGATCGACTTCACGTCCATGACATCCACGCCACGATCATGGGATTGTTAGGGATGGATCACACCGAAGTCATCTATATGCACAAAGGCCGTCCCGAACGAGTCGATTTGAACGAAGGCGAGTTCTACCGTGACATCCTGGCCAACGGCTAG
- a CDS encoding PSD1 and planctomycete cytochrome C domain-containing protein — protein sequence MNPTFRFFLQTVACTAIVPFVTGTIATANDAIRSEDVTFFETEVRPLLASKCVQCHGEEKQQGELRLDSITAMVEGGESGAALVPHKPDESLLIEAINYESFEMPPDEQLSPKEIEVLTRWVKLGAPWPRTDASTIRAAGKTFTEEDRNWWAIQPVRDPVVPDTGGNWAVNPIDQFVARKLRSAGLEPAPKASRRELVRRAYFDLHGLPPTPQQVDAFVTDDTSDAWPRLIDQLLESPRYGERWAQHWLDVIRYAESDGYREDAFRPDASVFRDYIIRSFNNDKPFNQLIREHLAGDEIASDDPEAYIGTAFLRHGVYEWNQRDARMHWDLIINEMTRVTGEAFLGLGIGCAQCHDHKFDPILQKDYFGLQAFLSSVAWPMDKPLATPEELTRYQSELSQWEKATVAIREELDSITRGAIEKTRRGAVVQFPEDIQEIYYKPEADKTTYEKQLSYLVERQAARAARGVNFEKSLKGDPDALKRYQELNEALKEFETLKPKPLPTAFVATDHGRQPAPTYISSRSSESTVEPSFLELLGQETPSIEPLANSTGRRTVLANWIASDDNPLSTRVIVNRVWQRHFGTGIVPTPNDFGTLGEPPSHPELLDWLTRRLIENGWQLKPIHRLIMTSATYQQTATDEPTSADMTVDPANRLLWRFPPQRLDAEQVRDAMLVISGELKHRDGGASVSGDSPNRSVFVKKLRNKPDEMLGGFDSPLGFESAPDRVSTTTPLQSLLLINGQWSLKRSKAFAKRLLGSKDELSADDVRAAYQMVYGRPASDDEVKSALQFIEHQRKLVGQAKPNPSAAWKYPNETGLRPIGQHFGSVKQIAFGDKALWIQPESRFERLQWKPTDQLKDEFTVEAVTILDRVYPNASVNTLASRWDGNKSVGGWNVGITSKGSSYTPQNFIVQLVGRTFQDEPKYEVVASGLKFPLGKPVYLGAAVSATTSDDNPTHGTVTFYMQDLSDPNATLQTSTVETEVVSHVQHPKLNVVVGGRLAKGHLWDGQLARLRISPGIVDSNRLLVHDDGSTNEALVDWKFGGSDGELPAPQTSWLREKPKASSDAYVSKMHAAVTDFCHALFNSNEFLYLH from the coding sequence CGGTGAAAGTGGTGCCGCCCTTGTGCCGCATAAGCCGGATGAAAGTTTGCTGATCGAAGCGATCAATTATGAATCGTTCGAGATGCCTCCGGACGAGCAGCTTAGTCCCAAAGAAATCGAGGTGCTAACGCGATGGGTAAAGCTGGGGGCCCCTTGGCCGCGAACGGACGCGTCGACGATTCGCGCGGCGGGAAAAACGTTTACCGAAGAGGATCGCAATTGGTGGGCGATTCAGCCAGTCCGAGATCCTGTCGTGCCTGACACGGGCGGCAATTGGGCGGTCAATCCGATCGATCAGTTCGTCGCCCGCAAGTTGCGGTCTGCTGGGCTGGAGCCAGCTCCGAAGGCAAGTCGCCGTGAATTGGTCCGGCGAGCCTACTTTGATCTACATGGCCTTCCGCCAACTCCCCAGCAAGTCGACGCATTCGTCACCGATGACACCTCGGACGCTTGGCCTCGTTTGATTGACCAACTTCTGGAAAGCCCCCGCTATGGCGAACGCTGGGCGCAGCATTGGCTGGATGTGATTCGATACGCCGAAAGCGATGGCTATCGAGAAGATGCTTTTCGTCCCGACGCGAGTGTATTTCGTGATTACATCATTCGATCGTTTAACAATGACAAGCCCTTCAACCAATTGATTCGGGAACACTTGGCGGGCGATGAGATCGCTTCGGATGACCCCGAGGCCTATATCGGAACCGCGTTTCTACGTCACGGCGTTTATGAATGGAATCAACGTGACGCACGAATGCATTGGGACCTCATCATCAACGAAATGACCCGTGTTACCGGCGAAGCCTTTCTTGGCCTAGGAATCGGCTGCGCCCAGTGCCACGACCATAAGTTTGATCCAATTTTGCAAAAGGATTATTTCGGTCTGCAAGCGTTTCTTTCTTCGGTCGCCTGGCCGATGGACAAGCCATTGGCCACGCCAGAAGAACTCACACGTTACCAATCAGAACTCAGTCAATGGGAAAAAGCGACTGTCGCGATTCGTGAGGAGCTTGATTCGATCACTCGCGGGGCGATCGAAAAAACGCGGCGCGGTGCGGTAGTTCAATTCCCCGAAGACATCCAAGAGATCTACTACAAGCCCGAAGCAGACAAGACGACCTATGAAAAACAGTTGTCCTACCTGGTCGAGCGCCAAGCGGCGAGGGCGGCACGTGGAGTGAATTTTGAAAAATCACTCAAAGGCGACCCGGATGCGTTGAAGCGATATCAGGAACTAAACGAGGCTTTGAAGGAATTCGAAACACTCAAACCGAAACCGCTGCCGACGGCGTTTGTGGCGACCGACCATGGACGCCAGCCGGCGCCGACTTACATTTCGTCACGGAGTTCAGAATCGACGGTCGAACCGTCATTTCTGGAACTGCTCGGCCAGGAAACGCCCTCGATCGAACCCCTTGCCAATTCGACCGGTCGACGGACGGTGTTGGCCAATTGGATTGCCAGCGATGATAACCCACTATCCACACGCGTCATTGTCAATCGCGTTTGGCAGCGACATTTTGGAACCGGGATCGTTCCGACGCCAAACGATTTTGGAACACTGGGGGAACCACCCAGTCACCCGGAATTACTTGACTGGTTGACACGTCGGTTGATCGAGAACGGATGGCAGCTGAAACCGATCCATCGGTTGATTATGACCAGCGCGACCTATCAACAGACCGCCACAGACGAACCGACTTCGGCGGACATGACGGTCGATCCGGCGAATCGTTTGCTTTGGCGTTTCCCACCGCAACGGCTGGATGCCGAACAGGTCCGAGATGCGATGCTGGTGATCTCGGGCGAGTTAAAACATCGCGACGGGGGTGCCTCGGTCAGCGGCGATTCGCCCAACCGAAGTGTGTTTGTCAAGAAACTACGCAACAAACCCGACGAAATGCTGGGCGGGTTCGATTCACCGCTGGGATTCGAATCCGCTCCCGATCGAGTATCGACAACGACTCCGCTGCAATCACTGCTGTTGATCAATGGGCAATGGAGCTTAAAACGATCGAAGGCTTTTGCGAAACGGTTACTGGGAAGTAAAGACGAATTGTCTGCCGATGATGTCCGCGCGGCTTATCAAATGGTTTATGGACGCCCGGCGTCCGATGACGAGGTCAAGTCGGCGCTTCAGTTTATTGAGCATCAACGGAAGCTCGTCGGTCAGGCGAAGCCGAATCCGAGTGCGGCGTGGAAATATCCTAATGAGACCGGACTGCGGCCGATCGGTCAGCACTTCGGATCGGTCAAGCAGATTGCGTTCGGAGATAAGGCACTCTGGATTCAACCGGAAAGTCGTTTCGAACGTTTGCAATGGAAACCGACGGACCAGCTCAAGGACGAATTCACGGTGGAGGCCGTCACAATCTTGGACCGCGTCTATCCCAACGCAAGCGTGAACACGTTGGCCTCACGCTGGGATGGGAATAAAAGTGTCGGAGGATGGAATGTCGGGATCACCAGCAAGGGGTCTTCTTACACACCCCAGAATTTCATCGTTCAATTAGTCGGACGCACCTTTCAGGACGAGCCTAAATACGAAGTGGTTGCCTCGGGGCTGAAGTTTCCGCTCGGAAAGCCGGTGTACCTTGGAGCTGCCGTTTCTGCGACGACATCCGATGACAACCCAACCCATGGGACGGTCACGTTTTACATGCAGGATTTATCCGATCCCAATGCAACGCTGCAAACTTCCACGGTCGAAACGGAAGTCGTCAGTCATGTCCAGCACCCGAAACTGAACGTCGTCGTTGGCGGTCGGTTGGCGAAGGGACATTTGTGGGACGGGCAACTGGCACGCTTGCGAATCAGCCCGGGCATCGTCGATTCGAATCGACTTTTGGTTCATGATGATGGTTCGACAAACGAAGCCCTCGTCGACTGGAAATTCGGCGGCTCCGATGGCGAGCTGCCCGCGCCCCAGACCTCTTGGTTACGAGAGAAACCCAAAGCATCGTCGGATGCTTACGTCAGCAAAATGCATGCGGCAGTCACAGACTTTTGTCATGCGTTGTTCAATTCAAACGAGTTCCTGTACTTGCACTGA